One stretch of Candidatus Binatia bacterium DNA includes these proteins:
- a CDS encoding aspartate aminotransferase family protein, giving the protein MRSIPPRGRTKEEILRDLEQFRARDVDWRSGRTWAYVYDPGPQAEEVIKEAYMMYLSENGLDPTAFPSALQLERELVAMAASHLRGDDQVVGNFTSGGTESILLAVKTARDWARAHRPHIREPEIVLPVTAHAAFQKAAHYFCLKPVLVPVDPATFKADPQRMAAAITENTILLVGSAVSYAHGVVDPIRELGEIAQRHGILLHVDACMGGFLLPYFRRLGAPVPDFEFHVPGVTSISMDFHKYAFAAKGASVILYRNAELRQYQIFTCATWTGYTMINPTVQSTKSAGPMAAAWAILNFFGDDGYLELARKVLEATRYLAREIARIPGLRLLAEPEMNLIAFTSDEVNVFQVVDEMKARGWYVQPQLGFGGSKENIHLSVNPANVKWVDALLADLRESVDAARHAQLEDLSSVRDMLAALDWKQLSPEMLRNMLAAAGAGAGLPERMAAISSLLNQLPPEAAERLLTAYFNDLYRPAEGSDRA; this is encoded by the coding sequence ATGCGAAGTATTCCGCCGCGGGGTCGGACGAAAGAGGAAATCTTGCGGGATCTCGAACAATTCCGCGCGCGCGACGTGGATTGGCGCAGCGGGCGGACCTGGGCGTACGTGTACGACCCGGGTCCGCAGGCCGAAGAGGTGATCAAAGAAGCGTACATGATGTATCTGTCCGAAAACGGGCTGGATCCGACAGCGTTTCCGAGCGCCCTGCAACTCGAGCGCGAGCTCGTGGCCATGGCCGCCTCTCACTTGCGGGGCGACGACCAGGTTGTCGGTAACTTTACCTCCGGTGGCACCGAGAGCATTCTGCTGGCGGTAAAAACCGCTCGCGACTGGGCACGCGCCCATCGGCCGCACATCCGCGAGCCGGAGATTGTGCTGCCCGTGACCGCTCACGCCGCTTTCCAAAAAGCGGCTCACTACTTTTGTTTAAAGCCCGTCCTGGTGCCGGTGGATCCGGCAACCTTCAAAGCCGACCCGCAGCGCATGGCGGCGGCGATCACCGAGAACACCATCTTGCTTGTGGGTTCCGCCGTCTCCTACGCCCACGGCGTGGTGGACCCCATCCGCGAGCTCGGAGAGATCGCACAGCGACACGGGATCCTGTTGCACGTGGATGCTTGCATGGGAGGATTTCTCCTTCCGTACTTTCGCCGGTTGGGTGCACCTGTGCCCGATTTCGAGTTCCACGTTCCCGGAGTGACCTCCATTTCCATGGATTTCCACAAGTACGCCTTCGCAGCCAAAGGCGCTTCGGTCATCCTGTATCGCAATGCCGAGCTGCGGCAGTATCAAATTTTCACGTGTGCCACATGGACGGGTTACACGATGATCAACCCGACGGTGCAAAGCACCAAGTCGGCGGGCCCAATGGCGGCCGCCTGGGCGATCCTGAACTTCTTTGGCGACGATGGCTATCTCGAACTGGCGCGCAAAGTTCTGGAAGCAACCCGCTACTTAGCCCGGGAAATCGCACGCATCCCAGGCCTGCGGTTACTCGCCGAACCGGAGATGAATCTCATTGCCTTCACCTCCGACGAGGTGAATGTGTTTCAAGTGGTGGACGAGATGAAGGCCCGCGGTTGGTATGTACAACCGCAGCTTGGCTTTGGCGGGTCGAAGGAGAATATCCATTTGTCGGTCAACCCTGCCAACGTGAAATGGGTGGATGCATTGCTGGCCGACCTGCGCGAAAGCGTGGACGCCGCGCGCCATGCGCAACTGGAAGACTTGAGTTCCGTGCGCGACATGCTGGCCGCACTCGACTGGAAGCAGCTTTCACCCGAGATGTTGCGAAACATGCTGGCCGCGGCCGGTGCCGGAGCCGGCTTGCCGGAGCGCATGGCCGCGATCAGCTCGCTGTTGAATCAGTTGCCTCCGGAGGCCGCCGAGCGGCTACTCACCGCTTATTTCAACGACCTGTACCGCCCGGCCGAGGGTTCGGACCGTGCGTAG
- the qor gene encoding quinone oxidoreductase: protein MRAHAIRFARTGGPEVLQWDEVDIAPPGPGEALIRHTAIGVNFIDVYHRTGLYPVASFPSGIGLEAAGVVEAIGPGVTEVAVGDRVAYASAPLGAYSEWRCMPAERLVPLPSGVSDEEAAAMMLKGMTAQYLLRRTHRVQAGETIVFYAAAGGVGSIACQWAKHLGAQVIGVVGSDEKAARAREFGCHHTIVYTRERVPDRVREITGGKGVPVVYDSVGQATFYDSLDCLAPRGLMVSFGNASGPVPPFDIQQLAWRGSLYLTRPTLASYTATREELLAAAHELFDVVLSKAVRIHIGQRFPLREARAAHIALQSRATTGAIVLLP, encoded by the coding sequence ATGCGCGCCCACGCGATTCGCTTCGCACGAACAGGCGGACCTGAAGTGCTGCAATGGGACGAAGTGGACATTGCCCCGCCAGGCCCCGGAGAGGCGTTGATTCGGCACACGGCTATTGGGGTGAATTTCATTGACGTGTACCACCGCACAGGACTCTACCCGGTAGCGAGTTTTCCGTCTGGCATCGGGCTCGAAGCCGCGGGGGTCGTGGAAGCCATCGGGCCAGGGGTCACGGAGGTCGCAGTGGGCGACCGCGTCGCCTACGCCAGCGCCCCGCTGGGCGCATACTCCGAGTGGCGCTGCATGCCTGCAGAGCGGCTCGTACCCCTTCCCAGCGGGGTGAGCGACGAAGAGGCCGCAGCCATGATGCTCAAAGGCATGACCGCGCAATATCTCCTGCGGCGCACGCACCGGGTGCAAGCTGGAGAAACGATTGTCTTTTACGCTGCCGCCGGTGGTGTGGGCTCGATCGCGTGCCAATGGGCGAAACATCTCGGGGCGCAGGTGATCGGCGTGGTGGGCTCGGACGAGAAAGCCGCGCGGGCTCGGGAGTTCGGCTGCCACCACACCATCGTGTACACGCGCGAGCGGGTACCCGATCGCGTGCGCGAAATCACTGGCGGCAAGGGCGTGCCAGTGGTGTATGACTCCGTGGGCCAAGCCACCTTCTACGACTCTCTCGATTGCCTCGCGCCGCGCGGCCTGATGGTGAGTTTTGGTAACGCGTCGGGACCGGTACCCCCGTTCGACATTCAACAGCTCGCGTGGCGGGGCTCCCTGTATCTGACTCGCCCCACGCTGGCCTCTTACACGGCCACACGCGAAGAGCTCCTCGCAGCGGCACACGAGCTATTCGACGTGGTATTGTCGAAAGCGGTGCGCATCCACATTGGCCAGCGCTTCCCGCTGCGCGAGGCTCGAGCCGCTCATATCGCGCTCCAAAGCCGAGCGACCACCGGGGCCATCGTTTTGCTGCCTTGA
- the lpxA-1 gene encoding acyl-[acyl-carrier-protein]--UDP-N-acetylglucosamine O-acyltransferase, with translation MSEVTIHPLAVVERGAELDTGVEIGPFAFIGARVRIGARTRVGAHAVVTGNTSIGEDNQIFSFASVGHIPQDLKYRGEDSRLEIGHRNIIREFATVHLGTAGGGMVTRIGDENLLMNYTHIAHDCRIGNRVIVANGVQLAGHVIVEDYAVLGALSGIHQFVRVGESAIVGAGSMVSQDVPPFCNATGNRATLHGLNLVGLQRRGFSRELVQQLKRAYRIVFRSGLTVAEAAARVRAELPGIPEVERFVHFIEHSTRGVCR, from the coding sequence GTGAGCGAGGTGACCATCCACCCACTCGCCGTTGTCGAGCGCGGCGCCGAGCTGGACACCGGTGTGGAGATCGGGCCGTTTGCATTTATCGGCGCGCGGGTGCGCATCGGAGCGCGCACGCGTGTGGGTGCGCATGCCGTCGTGACAGGGAATACGTCCATCGGAGAGGACAACCAAATCTTTTCCTTTGCCTCGGTGGGACACATTCCGCAGGACCTCAAATACCGCGGGGAGGACAGCCGCTTGGAGATCGGCCATCGCAACATCATCCGCGAATTTGCCACCGTGCACCTGGGCACCGCAGGCGGCGGGATGGTCACCCGCATTGGCGACGAGAACTTGCTCATGAACTACACCCACATCGCGCACGATTGCCGGATCGGCAATCGCGTGATCGTGGCCAACGGCGTGCAACTCGCCGGGCACGTGATCGTGGAGGACTACGCTGTTCTGGGGGCGCTCAGTGGCATCCACCAGTTCGTGCGCGTGGGCGAATCTGCCATTGTCGGCGCCGGGTCTATGGTGTCCCAAGATGTACCGCCGTTTTGCAACGCCACCGGCAACCGCGCCACGTTGCACGGGCTGAACTTGGTCGGACTGCAGCGCCGGGGCTTTTCTCGGGAACTCGTGCAGCAACTCAAGCGTGCCTATCGCATTGTCTTTCGCTCGGGCCTCACCGTGGCGGAGGCAGCCGCGCGGGTCCGAGCGGAATTGCCGGGAATTCCCGAGGTGGAGCGGTTCGTCCACTTCATCGAGCACTCCACCCGCGGCGTGTGCCGCTGA
- a CDS encoding peptidase M20, whose translation MRSRPRRKRLRALARVGGGALIALVVLLLGRAWTIASRQPPAEAKKLIAVDAQQAAERLAGALQIATVSEAEPAPVRADEFAALHAYLETSFPRFHSALRREVIAGHSLLYTWPGRDPAAAPVVLMGHLDVVPVEPGTESAWQYPPFSGAVAEGFIWGRGAMDDKFTVVGLMEAAETLLAGGFRPQRTVYFAFGHDEEIGGDHGAAWIAAELERRGVRAEFVLDEGGALIQQAVPGLSGPLACVGVAEKGSVSVRLEARAAGGHSSAPPRHTAVGKIAAAVAALERDPLPARLSPPVRAMLEFVAPELPLLPYRLIMANLWLFEPFLLRALTSEPATNASVRTSTAATMIGGGIKENVLPASAWAVVNYRILPGDSVDSVLAHVRSVVRDPDVEIRPLPGSREPTAVSPASGPAFDLLAKSVRSVFPEAVVAPYLTIGGTDVRHYQRVSANLYRFMPLVAERSDLARMHGTNERVSVEGYARGVQFYAALMSAL comes from the coding sequence GTGCGTAGCCGCCCGCGGCGGAAGCGGCTCCGCGCTTTGGCCAGGGTAGGGGGCGGGGCCCTGATCGCCCTGGTGGTATTGTTATTGGGGCGCGCTTGGACCATTGCATCCCGGCAACCGCCAGCGGAAGCGAAGAAGTTGATTGCGGTGGACGCGCAGCAGGCGGCGGAGCGTTTGGCAGGAGCGTTGCAAATTGCGACGGTCTCCGAGGCCGAGCCCGCTCCGGTTCGCGCCGATGAGTTTGCCGCGCTCCACGCTTATCTCGAAACTTCTTTCCCTCGGTTTCACAGCGCGCTGCGCCGCGAGGTGATTGCCGGCCATTCCCTCCTGTACACGTGGCCCGGGCGCGACCCTGCGGCCGCACCTGTAGTTCTCATGGGCCACCTCGATGTCGTTCCCGTGGAACCCGGCACGGAATCCGCGTGGCAGTATCCGCCGTTTTCCGGCGCCGTCGCCGAAGGTTTCATTTGGGGACGCGGCGCCATGGACGACAAGTTCACCGTGGTCGGGCTCATGGAGGCCGCAGAAACTCTTCTGGCCGGAGGGTTTCGACCGCAGCGCACGGTGTACTTCGCTTTTGGGCACGACGAAGAAATCGGGGGCGACCACGGCGCGGCGTGGATTGCCGCCGAGCTCGAGCGGCGCGGAGTGCGGGCGGAATTCGTTCTCGACGAGGGTGGGGCCTTGATCCAGCAAGCGGTGCCGGGACTTTCCGGGCCCCTGGCCTGCGTTGGGGTGGCGGAAAAAGGGAGCGTCAGTGTGCGCCTGGAGGCCCGTGCAGCGGGCGGTCACTCCTCGGCGCCTCCGCGCCACACCGCGGTGGGGAAAATTGCCGCGGCTGTCGCGGCATTGGAGCGGGACCCGTTGCCCGCCCGCTTGTCGCCGCCCGTACGCGCCATGCTCGAATTTGTGGCTCCAGAGCTCCCGCTTTTGCCATATCGCCTGATCATGGCCAATCTCTGGCTATTCGAGCCGTTCTTGCTCCGGGCTCTGACTTCCGAGCCAGCCACGAACGCCAGCGTTCGTACTTCCACCGCGGCAACGATGATTGGCGGCGGCATCAAGGAAAATGTACTGCCCGCCTCGGCCTGGGCGGTGGTGAATTACCGCATCTTGCCGGGCGACAGTGTGGACAGCGTGCTTGCCCACGTGCGCAGCGTGGTGCGCGATCCGGATGTGGAAATTCGCCCACTTCCGGGAAGCCGCGAGCCCACCGCGGTGTCGCCGGCAAGCGGGCCCGCTTTCGATCTTCTGGCCAAAAGCGTTCGGTCTGTGTTCCCTGAGGCGGTCGTTGCACCCTACCTCACCATTGGCGGCACGGACGTGCGGCACTACCAGCGCGTGAGCGCGAACCTGTATCGCTTTATGCCGCTGGTAGCGGAGCGCAGCGATCTGGCGCGCATGCACGGCACCAACGAGCGGGTCAGCGTCGAGGGCTACGCCCGCGGGGTGCAATTTTACGCGGCGTTGATGTCGGCATTGTGA
- a CDS encoding rhodanese-like domain-containing protein has product MLLLDVREPEEVAIACLRGARCIPLRSLPERVSELDRRATIVVYCHHGVRSALAAQWLSEQGFAAVLNLAGGIDAWAQEVDETMPRY; this is encoded by the coding sequence GTGTTGCTGCTCGACGTCCGTGAGCCAGAAGAAGTCGCAATTGCCTGCTTGCGCGGGGCGCGTTGCATTCCGCTCCGTTCGCTTCCCGAACGGGTGAGCGAGCTCGATCGGCGCGCGACGATTGTCGTGTATTGCCACCATGGGGTCCGCAGTGCGTTGGCCGCGCAGTGGCTTTCGGAACAAGGGTTTGCAGCGGTGCTGAATCTGGCCGGCGGCATTGATGCTTGGGCGCAAGAGGTGGACGAAACGATGCCGCGCTACTGA
- a CDS encoding outer membrane protein, translating to MRRMSWVFACASLVMLVAPLFAADVKIGYVDLQRALNESNRGKKAKEEFKAEVEKLQAQLKKKKDQIENLKEQLEKKGAVMKEEERANLEEEYRKKLRDFERDYKDSQADLQRKDSELTGAILKELQEVIQEFGEREGYTMIFEAGSNAVLFGAKGADLTDTILEEYNRKKR from the coding sequence ATGAGGCGAATGTCTTGGGTGTTCGCATGTGCGTCTCTCGTGATGCTGGTTGCACCGCTTTTCGCTGCGGACGTCAAGATCGGGTACGTGGACCTGCAGCGCGCCCTCAACGAGTCCAACCGCGGCAAGAAAGCCAAGGAGGAATTCAAGGCCGAAGTGGAAAAGCTGCAGGCGCAGCTCAAGAAGAAAAAGGACCAGATCGAGAACCTCAAAGAGCAGTTGGAAAAGAAAGGCGCGGTGATGAAGGAAGAAGAACGCGCCAACTTGGAGGAGGAGTATCGTAAGAAATTGCGTGACTTTGAGCGGGATTACAAAGACTCGCAGGCCGACTTGCAGCGCAAGGATAGCGAGCTCACCGGTGCCATCCTAAAGGAGCTCCAAGAGGTCATCCAAGAGTTCGGAGAACGCGAGGGATACACGATGATTTTCGAGGCCGGTTCCAATGCTGTACTCTTCGGGGCGAAAGGTGCGGATCTGACCGACACGATCCTCGAAGAGTACAACCGCAAAAAACGTTGA
- the yaeT gene encoding outer membrane protein assembly factor BamA: MHVRWVVLGLALLLSLAAPRAASAQRIDRVEIRGNQRVEEQAIRVQLRARPGAQFDEKVVDEDVRALWRTGFFDRVEADWSVENGQHVLTYRVRERPFIKEVVIEGEKKISKEDIDAALKIRPNTILDEDKIHRGIEEVKKLYAKKGYLDAQIDYKTEPLPDNQVRLRFVVNEGKVVRIAEIRFEGARAFSKRELLKNMQTQEKWFLSFLTGAGNLDSDVLKTDMERLTAFYYDHGYIDVKIGEPQVERRKDGLHVTVRIDEGQPYNVGRVEIAGDLLPDMEPARQKLQLKPGERFRTSKLREDISMLTDFYGDAGYAFVNVSPDTDVDPSARTVDVTYKVSKGPEVFIDRILISGNTKTRDKVIRRELRLGEQEKFSGTKLKRSQERLRRLGFFEDINITTRKAAREDRLDLLVDVKEGSTGAFSAGAGISSGETYLFNVRLSELNFLGRGQRLVLNADFGSIRRNISFDVSEPYFLDTELTLGFTAFNWQLIFDQFTRGGTGAALRLLYPLPALGWDRLWGYSLEDTRLGLEYRLENAEITDVSALAPSQIAAEQGSSLTSSITPRLFRDTRNHPFDPTAGSLQDLSFEFAGLGGQTKFFRAEARTRFYYPFYRSENWGTFVYSLGAQIGYGRGFGDRIELPLFERYFPGGINSVRGFRILSLGQRVPLMDPFGNNLGRTSIGGSQQLIFNNDLIFPIVESIGLKGVVFFDAGNAFLAARGIDPGNLRLASGAGIRWLSPIGPLRIEVGFPLNPRVGDDRQTVMFSFGGPP, translated from the coding sequence ATGCATGTGCGATGGGTGGTGTTGGGGCTTGCGCTCCTGCTGAGCCTCGCAGCCCCACGAGCCGCCAGCGCCCAGCGCATCGACCGCGTGGAAATTCGCGGAAATCAGCGCGTCGAAGAGCAGGCTATCCGCGTACAACTTCGGGCTCGCCCTGGGGCGCAGTTCGATGAGAAGGTGGTGGACGAGGACGTTCGGGCCCTATGGCGCACCGGTTTTTTCGACCGCGTCGAAGCGGATTGGTCCGTCGAAAACGGCCAGCACGTGCTCACATATCGGGTCCGCGAGCGCCCGTTCATCAAAGAAGTCGTTATCGAGGGCGAAAAGAAAATCTCGAAAGAAGACATCGATGCGGCGCTCAAAATCCGGCCCAATACGATCCTCGACGAGGACAAAATCCACCGCGGCATCGAGGAGGTGAAAAAGCTTTACGCCAAGAAAGGCTATCTCGACGCCCAAATCGACTACAAAACCGAACCCCTGCCGGACAACCAGGTGCGCCTGCGCTTTGTGGTGAACGAAGGCAAAGTCGTGCGTATTGCCGAAATTCGCTTCGAAGGTGCACGCGCCTTCTCCAAACGCGAACTCCTCAAAAACATGCAGACACAAGAAAAATGGTTCCTCTCGTTCCTCACGGGCGCCGGCAATCTCGACAGCGACGTGCTCAAAACCGACATGGAGCGCCTGACCGCCTTTTACTACGACCACGGTTACATCGACGTAAAAATTGGCGAGCCACAGGTCGAACGGCGCAAGGATGGCTTGCACGTCACCGTTCGCATCGACGAAGGCCAGCCGTACAATGTCGGCCGCGTGGAGATCGCGGGCGATTTGCTTCCCGACATGGAGCCCGCAAGGCAGAAACTCCAGCTCAAACCCGGCGAACGCTTTCGCACCAGCAAGCTCCGCGAAGATATTTCCATGCTCACCGACTTCTACGGTGACGCTGGTTACGCCTTCGTCAACGTGAGTCCCGACACGGATGTGGACCCGAGCGCCCGCACCGTAGACGTGACCTACAAAGTCAGCAAAGGACCCGAGGTGTTCATCGACCGCATCCTCATTAGCGGCAACACCAAGACGCGCGACAAAGTCATTCGCCGCGAGCTGAGACTCGGAGAACAGGAAAAATTTTCGGGCACAAAACTCAAGCGCAGCCAGGAACGATTGCGCCGCCTCGGCTTTTTCGAGGACATCAACATCACCACCCGCAAAGCCGCGCGCGAGGACCGCCTCGACTTACTTGTAGATGTGAAAGAAGGCTCCACCGGTGCGTTTTCCGCGGGGGCCGGCATTTCGAGTGGCGAAACCTACTTGTTCAATGTGCGCTTGTCGGAGCTGAATTTCTTGGGACGCGGCCAGCGCTTGGTGCTCAACGCGGATTTCGGTTCCATTCGCCGCAACATTAGCTTCGATGTCTCCGAGCCGTACTTCCTCGATACGGAACTCACGCTCGGCTTTACCGCCTTCAACTGGCAATTGATCTTCGATCAGTTTACCCGCGGCGGCACAGGCGCGGCGCTGCGACTCCTGTATCCCCTGCCGGCGCTCGGTTGGGATCGCTTGTGGGGCTACTCGCTGGAGGACACGCGCTTGGGCCTGGAGTATCGCTTGGAGAACGCAGAAATTACCGACGTGTCGGCCCTCGCGCCTTCGCAAATTGCGGCCGAGCAAGGCAGTAGCCTCACCAGCAGCATCACGCCGCGGCTGTTCCGCGACACGCGCAATCACCCCTTCGATCCGACCGCCGGTTCGCTGCAAGATCTTTCGTTCGAGTTCGCCGGCCTGGGCGGGCAGACAAAATTTTTCCGCGCCGAGGCGCGCACGCGTTTTTATTACCCCTTTTACCGCAGCGAAAATTGGGGCACGTTCGTATATTCGCTCGGGGCCCAAATCGGATACGGCCGTGGGTTCGGCGATCGCATCGAACTACCACTGTTCGAACGGTATTTCCCCGGCGGCATCAACTCGGTGCGGGGCTTTCGCATCTTGTCGCTCGGCCAGCGCGTACCGTTGATGGACCCATTCGGCAACAACCTCGGCCGGACCTCCATCGGCGGCAGCCAGCAGCTCATTTTCAACAACGATTTGATTTTTCCGATCGTGGAATCCATTGGGCTCAAAGGCGTGGTCTTTTTCGACGCGGGCAACGCTTTCTTGGCGGCCCGGGGTATCGACCCGGGCAACCTGCGCCTTGCTAGCGGCGCGGGTATCCGTTGGCTGTCGCCGATCGGCCCGCTGCGCATCGAAGTGGGCTTCCCGCTCAACCCGCGCGTGGGCGACGATCGCCAAACGGTGATGTTTTCCTTCGGCGGCCCGCCCTGA
- the fabZ gene encoding 3-hydroxyacyl-[acyl-carrier-protein] dehydratase FabZ produces MPGVLAIYEIRELLPHRYPFCFVDRVLELVEGERVVACKNVCFDEPFFAGHFPHQPLMPGVLICEALAQAAALLAHRTLRASGSQKVVVLSGIDGARFRRPVVPGDQLVLEARVVKRRPPLWRFEAIAKVEGQVVAEAELLLSEAEQVRL; encoded by the coding sequence ATGCCGGGCGTGCTGGCCATTTACGAAATTCGGGAGCTGCTGCCGCATCGCTACCCGTTTTGCTTCGTCGATCGGGTGTTGGAACTGGTCGAGGGGGAGCGAGTCGTGGCCTGCAAGAATGTTTGCTTCGACGAGCCCTTTTTTGCCGGCCATTTTCCGCACCAGCCGCTAATGCCCGGCGTGCTGATTTGCGAAGCGTTGGCGCAGGCGGCAGCGCTGCTCGCGCATCGCACGTTGCGCGCCAGCGGAAGCCAAAAGGTCGTGGTATTGAGCGGCATTGACGGGGCGCGCTTTCGCCGGCCCGTGGTGCCGGGCGATCAACTTGTGCTCGAAGCGCGCGTGGTCAAGCGACGCCCGCCCTTGTGGAGATTCGAAGCCATCGCCAAGGTGGAGGGCCAGGTGGTGGCAGAGGCGGAACTGTTGTTGAGCGAAGCCGAGCAGGTGCGCCTGTGA
- the rppH gene encoding RNA pyrophosphohydrolase translates to MFRPMRRSARSDLPYRLCVGAAVFDADGRVWTGERVGALDADEGFGTWWQMPQGGLDEGEDPCEAARRELWEETSIRSVSFLGDVPGWFAYDLPPDLQAVAWGGRYRGQKQKWFAFRFEGAEEEIDVHRPGGGHHKPEFARWRWEEVPRLPELVVSFKREVYRQLVPHLLDFAERVRAANPSR, encoded by the coding sequence ATGTTCCGGCCCATGCGGCGCAGCGCTAGATCCGACCTGCCCTACCGTCTGTGTGTCGGTGCGGCGGTATTTGACGCAGACGGGCGGGTGTGGACCGGCGAACGGGTCGGGGCGCTCGATGCCGACGAGGGCTTCGGCACTTGGTGGCAAATGCCACAAGGCGGGTTGGATGAGGGCGAGGACCCGTGCGAAGCCGCTCGGAGGGAATTGTGGGAAGAAACCTCGATTCGCTCTGTGTCGTTCCTCGGCGACGTACCCGGTTGGTTCGCTTATGACTTGCCGCCGGACTTGCAAGCAGTGGCCTGGGGTGGGCGCTACCGCGGCCAAAAGCAAAAGTGGTTCGCCTTTCGCTTCGAGGGCGCAGAAGAAGAAATTGACGTGCACCGCCCCGGCGGCGGACATCACAAGCCCGAGTTCGCCCGCTGGCGTTGGGAAGAGGTTCCGCGGCTACCCGAGCTGGTGGTGAGCTTCAAGCGCGAGGTTTACCGGCAGCTCGTTCCCCACCTTCTCGACTTTGCGGAACGCGTGCGCGCCGCCAATCCGTCGAGGTAA
- the pnbA gene encoding para-nitrobenzyl esterase — MYARAGHEPQPGRKLRPPWFLAGVASVLVALCACHREPQKGLDADPVTLRRAPAGPVIGGHDSYGSYAWYGIPYAAPPVGPLRWRKPQPLPAWTQPREATRRGAPCMQFPSPFGGVAGKRGAPTGSEDCLVLDIWTPPLSAAEIDGGVRLPVMVWIHGGGNTIGSTQMYHGGHLATAQRVVVVAVQYRLGPFGWFRHPALRATAADAVEASGNYGTLDLVAALHWVRENISAFGGEPANVTIFGESAGGTNVFSLLLSPLARGLYHRAIVQSGGMRFSEPEQGESASDRHGSIAVTLRWLERAGGAREPARMELDRLAPAELAQQLRSIPAGELLSLYEPGPAGMIRMPLLFRDGSVLPSEEPMTLLAQGRYHKVPVILGTNRDEMKLFFSQLPQLVRYRLWLFPRIRDERLYALYSDYASRMWKATGADEPAERMSAVQGPTVFVYRFDWDELPRRLGIDLGQLLGAAHGFEIPFVFGHFDLGRASRLLFSKENEPGRMALSRAMMSYWSEFAANGNPARGRQSDLPLWLPWDPSDPAAPKYIVFDTERDGGIRMANAVVRRADVLANIARDERFRSPEERCALYRLLAEFGRGLTAEEYRARGCDDTASTHGGS; from the coding sequence ATGTACGCACGCGCTGGCCACGAGCCCCAACCCGGCCGCAAGCTGCGGCCACCGTGGTTTTTGGCTGGCGTGGCCAGCGTGTTGGTGGCTCTATGCGCGTGTCACCGCGAGCCACAAAAGGGCCTCGATGCCGACCCCGTCACCCTCCGGCGGGCTCCCGCCGGACCAGTCATTGGAGGACACGACAGTTACGGGAGCTACGCTTGGTACGGCATTCCGTATGCGGCCCCGCCCGTTGGTCCGTTGCGCTGGCGCAAGCCCCAGCCACTGCCAGCTTGGACGCAGCCACGGGAGGCCACACGGCGGGGCGCACCCTGCATGCAGTTTCCGAGTCCGTTTGGCGGCGTTGCCGGCAAGCGGGGAGCACCCACGGGCAGCGAGGATTGCCTGGTGCTGGACATCTGGACCCCACCGCTATCCGCAGCGGAAATCGACGGCGGAGTTCGCCTTCCCGTGATGGTTTGGATTCATGGCGGAGGCAACACGATTGGCTCGACACAGATGTATCACGGAGGCCACCTCGCCACTGCCCAGCGCGTCGTGGTGGTGGCGGTGCAGTATCGCCTCGGGCCCTTCGGCTGGTTCCGCCATCCGGCGCTGCGGGCCACCGCGGCTGACGCAGTCGAAGCATCGGGGAATTATGGCACTCTCGATCTCGTCGCAGCTTTGCACTGGGTGCGAGAAAACATCTCGGCATTCGGTGGGGAGCCCGCCAACGTGACCATTTTCGGCGAGTCCGCCGGCGGCACGAATGTGTTCAGCTTGCTCCTCTCCCCACTGGCTCGTGGGTTGTACCATCGCGCCATCGTCCAAAGCGGCGGCATGCGCTTTAGTGAACCCGAACAAGGGGAAAGTGCCAGCGACCGTCATGGCTCGATCGCGGTCACGCTGCGCTGGTTGGAGCGCGCAGGTGGCGCGCGAGAGCCGGCCCGAATGGAACTCGATCGCCTTGCCCCGGCAGAACTGGCACAGCAGTTACGGAGCATCCCCGCCGGTGAACTTCTGTCGCTCTACGAGCCGGGACCGGCAGGCATGATCCGCATGCCTCTCCTCTTTCGCGACGGGTCCGTACTGCCCAGCGAGGAACCCATGACTCTGCTCGCTCAGGGCCGCTACCACAAGGTGCCGGTCATCCTCGGGACGAACCGCGACGAAATGAAGCTTTTCTTCTCGCAGCTCCCGCAACTCGTGCGCTACCGTTTGTGGTTATTTCCGCGCATTCGTGACGAGCGGTTATACGCTCTCTATAGCGATTATGCTTCGAGAATGTGGAAGGCGACGGGCGCGGACGAACCTGCGGAACGCATGAGTGCGGTGCAAGGACCCACCGTGTTTGTGTACCGCTTCGACTGGGACGAGCTGCCGCGACGCCTGGGGATCGATCTCGGCCAACTCCTCGGGGCGGCGCACGGGTTCGAAATTCCGTTCGTGTTCGGTCATTTCGACTTGGGCCGTGCCTCGCGCTTACTGTTTTCGAAGGAGAACGAGCCGGGCCGCATGGCTTTGAGTCGAGCGATGATGTCGTACTGGAGCGAGTTTGCCGCGAACGGAAATCCCGCGCGCGGACGACAAAGCGACCTCCCGCTCTGGCTTCCGTGGGATCCCAGCGACCCCGCCGCGCCGAAATACATTGTGTTCGATACCGAAAGAGATGGCGGTATTCGCATGGCCAACGCGGTTGTACGACGCGCGGATGTCCTCGCCAACATTGCTCGAGATGAGCGGTTCCGGTCGCCAGAAGAGCGTTGTGCTCTTTACCGGTTGCTTGCGGAATTCGGGCGCGGGCTCACGGCCGAGGAGTACCGGGCCCGCGGCTGCGACGACACGGCGTCAACTCACGGAGGAAGCTGA